From a single Pseudalkalibacillus hwajinpoensis genomic region:
- a CDS encoding iron-containing alcohol dehydrogenase, translated as MTISTFKIANKLITGKGATEALPEELERLGVKNPLIVTDEILQKVGVVDQITAFMKGLTFEVFTGVKPDPELSVVEDCTKLFNEGRHDGLIAVGGGSAIDIAKGVSAFTSFNGELTELVGTNLVSQKGAPIIALPTTAGTGSEVTNISILSDTEAQLKKGIVSDYLLPDVAIVAPEMTLTMPPSVTAASGVDALVHAIEAYISVHASPITDALAIYAIRMISSNLPKAYANPTNLEAREKMATASLMAGMAFGNAGVGAVHALAYPLGGRYHIPHGVSNALLLPYVMEWNKIACMERFRDIATALGENTHSLSDAEASDKAVIAMKRLCEAVNIPDGLRSFDIPESALSEMAEDASQIERLLNNNPRKLSKTDIEEIYQSAY; from the coding sequence ATGACGATTTCAACTTTCAAGATCGCAAACAAACTAATTACAGGAAAAGGGGCTACTGAAGCTTTACCAGAAGAATTAGAACGACTTGGGGTAAAAAATCCTCTCATAGTAACAGATGAGATCTTACAAAAGGTGGGTGTTGTTGATCAAATCACCGCATTTATGAAAGGGCTTACTTTTGAGGTGTTTACAGGTGTGAAGCCTGATCCAGAGCTATCTGTTGTAGAAGATTGTACGAAATTATTCAATGAAGGAAGACACGATGGGCTAATTGCCGTTGGGGGTGGGAGTGCTATTGACATCGCAAAGGGTGTTTCTGCATTTACTTCCTTCAATGGGGAATTAACTGAACTGGTCGGTACAAATCTCGTATCTCAAAAAGGGGCACCTATTATTGCCCTACCAACCACTGCTGGGACGGGCTCAGAAGTGACAAATATCTCTATTCTTTCTGACACAGAAGCACAGCTCAAGAAAGGAATTGTAAGCGATTACCTACTGCCCGATGTTGCAATCGTGGCTCCGGAGATGACGCTAACAATGCCTCCTTCTGTGACGGCAGCAAGTGGTGTAGACGCATTAGTTCATGCAATTGAAGCATATATATCTGTCCATGCTTCCCCCATAACCGATGCGTTAGCCATTTATGCGATTCGAATGATCTCTAGTAATCTACCAAAGGCCTATGCCAACCCCACGAATTTAGAAGCGAGGGAGAAGATGGCAACAGCAAGTTTGATGGCTGGTATGGCATTCGGTAATGCCGGAGTGGGTGCTGTCCACGCTCTCGCTTATCCTCTAGGTGGACGCTACCATATTCCACACGGGGTAAGTAACGCTTTGCTCCTTCCATATGTAATGGAATGGAATAAGATTGCTTGCATGGAAAGGTTCCGAGACATCGCTACAGCTCTTGGGGAAAATACGCACTCGCTATCGGATGCAGAAGCCTCAGATAAAGCTGTAATCGCAATGAAACGGTTATGTGAAGCTGTAAATATTCCTGATGGATTACGTTCCTTCGACATTCCAGAATCAGCTCTATCCGAAATGGCTGAAGACGCGAGCCAAATTGAACGTCTATTAAATAATAATCCACGCAAATTAAGCAAGACGGATATTGAGGAAATCTATCAATCTGCTTATTAA
- a CDS encoding sigma 54-interacting transcriptional regulator, translating into MKLSVSDGIERAIELFSHSELDAIDVVNHHNEVVGLLSLDDLSEVLSGGNVGETIGQIIQNVTTQHSTLQVQEVEKNQYSALLESPVFTDIINSLYDGVFITDGYGITVKVNKSYERITNLKAEQLIGYHMEDLIKAGYISKSASIQVLKEKKPITLMQSIHNGRKIIVSGTPIFNEDHDILYVVNSVRDITELLKLKLQIDELQELKALRNSSNATFAHQSVESSIYSSEIMMKLFTVIDRVAKSDAKVLLQGETGVGKTMIAKYMHEHSNRSDGSFLELNCGAFPPNLIEAELFGYEPGAFTGALTKGKKGLLEVADNGTLFLDEIGDLPLELQVKLLKVIEDKAFIPIGSSKLKHINVRIIAASHRNIRKLVEVGDFREDLFYRLNVVPIEIPSLRERREEILHLSHHFLEDFNREYDTSKTLSIEVLDTLHDYQWPGNIRELKNLIERLVVITSSDQIELEDLPYELIDSKSKVGSLYNEEIIPLKEAIERVERQMITKALRKYKTTRKAAEVLEVSQSTIVQKMKKWRFD; encoded by the coding sequence ATGAAATTGAGCGTATCAGATGGGATCGAACGCGCAATAGAGTTATTTTCTCATTCAGAGCTGGATGCGATTGATGTTGTGAATCATCATAATGAAGTTGTCGGTCTTCTTAGTCTTGATGATCTAAGTGAAGTCCTAAGCGGTGGTAATGTTGGCGAAACGATTGGACAAATTATCCAGAATGTGACGACGCAACATTCTACTTTACAAGTGCAAGAGGTGGAAAAAAATCAATATAGTGCTTTACTTGAAAGCCCTGTCTTCACTGATATCATAAATTCACTTTATGATGGGGTTTTTATTACAGACGGATATGGGATTACGGTGAAAGTGAATAAGTCCTATGAACGGATTACGAACCTGAAAGCTGAGCAGTTAATTGGATATCATATGGAAGACCTAATAAAAGCAGGCTATATTTCTAAATCTGCTTCCATCCAGGTTCTGAAAGAGAAAAAGCCAATTACGTTAATGCAGTCTATTCATAATGGAAGAAAAATTATTGTCTCTGGCACCCCAATATTTAATGAGGATCATGACATTTTATACGTAGTAAATAGCGTAAGAGATATCACAGAACTTTTGAAACTTAAGCTTCAAATCGATGAGCTCCAGGAACTCAAAGCTCTTCGGAATAGTTCAAATGCCACGTTTGCACATCAATCAGTTGAGTCTTCAATCTATTCAAGCGAAATCATGATGAAGTTATTTACAGTAATTGACCGCGTGGCTAAATCCGATGCAAAGGTCCTCCTACAAGGTGAAACAGGTGTTGGGAAAACGATGATTGCTAAATATATGCACGAGCATTCTAATCGTTCAGATGGAAGTTTTCTCGAGCTTAATTGTGGGGCATTTCCTCCCAACTTAATAGAAGCGGAATTGTTCGGCTACGAACCAGGTGCCTTTACAGGAGCGCTAACAAAAGGGAAAAAAGGATTACTGGAAGTAGCAGATAATGGCACTTTATTTCTGGATGAAATTGGGGATTTACCGTTAGAGCTTCAAGTAAAACTATTAAAGGTTATTGAGGATAAGGCCTTCATTCCAATCGGTTCTTCTAAACTTAAACATATCAACGTGCGAATTATCGCTGCTTCACATAGGAATATTAGAAAGCTTGTGGAAGTGGGTGATTTTAGAGAGGATTTATTTTATCGTTTAAATGTTGTTCCCATTGAAATCCCCTCCTTACGTGAACGTAGAGAAGAAATTCTCCATTTGTCACACCATTTTCTAGAGGACTTCAATAGGGAATACGATACAAGTAAAACCTTGAGCATAGAAGTCCTGGATACTTTACACGATTATCAATGGCCAGGTAATATTCGCGAGTTAAAAAACTTGATTGAGCGTCTAGTAGTGATCACTTCTTCAGATCAAATTGAACTTGAAGATCTTCCTTATGAGTTGATTGATTCTAAAAGCAAGGTGGGCTCTCTATATAATGAGGAAATAATTCCTTTAAAAGAAGCTATAGAACGAGTTGAGCGTCAAATGATCACGAAAGCTTTAAGAAAATACAAAACAACTAGAAAAGCGGCTGAAGTGCTAGAAGTAAGTCAATCTACAATCGTACAGAAAATGAAAAAGTGGAGGTTTGATTAA